Proteins from a genomic interval of Chroococcidiopsis thermalis PCC 7203:
- a CDS encoding DNA-directed RNA polymerase subunit omega has protein sequence MLKRSKFETTQSQIMHRAEELIDAASNRYRITVQVANRAKRRRYEDFDNVDDPMMKPVIRAIIEMSDELTQPEIIGE, from the coding sequence ATGCTGAAGCGTTCTAAGTTCGAGACAACCCAATCTCAAATTATGCACCGTGCGGAGGAGCTGATCGACGCAGCATCGAACCGCTATCGAATTACCGTCCAAGTCGCCAACCGCGCTAAGCGTCGCCGTTATGAAGATTTTGATAATGTAGACGATCCGATGATGAAACCAGTCATCCGCGCCATCATTGAGATGTCTGACGAGTTGACTCAACCAGAAATTATCGGTGAATAG
- a CDS encoding EAL domain-containing protein has product MTLRKKTLIITGMTLFSLFVALYSTSKTILLDGFTQVEEQDADQNVRRIVQAYNDELNKLNIMNGDEAEWDGTYTDIETGNLEYFQNAFNYASLVRSNLDLIMYIRRRDRRIVYNGFITPYTKQALPVPKSLQKYFQQPEFFSSSNNDDPQRMGLLQLPEGLMLIAVRQILTSEGKGPSRGILVMGRYLDVKQLAAKTHFDIALERLDHPPIPLDFQRAEQTLIKNEQVFVRSLDESTIAGYAMLRNMEGNPAAILRVNLPRQIYQRGQLSVRYLVWLLLLVGLVFSVTTLLLLEKLVLSRIARLSSDVSRIGASSDLRSRVEIPGNDELACLASTINWMLTQLNQSQAALLKSEERYRVFLAQSSEGIWRCELERPVAIQAALEIQVNDFYQHGYLAECNEVLARMFGYASVGEMLGARIGEFLPKSIPANIEFFRAFISSGYRLVDAELCEFDRHGNLHYFLNNLIGIVENGYLVRVWGVQHDITARKQAEEALVRAKIAEAANLELTREINERKRIELALSREKELAQVTLHSIGDAVITTDAEGYVQSLNPVAEKLTRWDGEQARGLPLDCVFKIVNEITRETLDNPVERVLDESRIVKSSYNTLLIGRDGTEFAIDHSAAPIYASDRQLIGSILVFRDITQANTMARQLAWQASHDPLTELYNRREFEKRLATAVHSAQNGSIQHVLCYLDLDQFKIINDTCGHAAGDMLLRHISSLLPTQLRKTDTLARLGGDEFGILLYSCPLEQATQIANVLRQQINDYRFVWQDKTFTVGVSIGLVEINITTPSVASVLSAADAACYVAKNKGRNRVHIYQLDDTELAIQQGEMQWVTRLPQALEDNRFRLFYQPIAAIAPTSVGSPHHCEVLLRLEDETGKLVSPMAFIPAAERYHLMHRIDRWVIQTLFRHLMLSSTARLPHVYAVNLSGATLNDEQFISFVQEQFALTEICPQLICFEVTETVAITNLAKAAAVMRQLKALGCSFALDDFGSGMSSFAYLKNLPVDYLKIDGVFVREIVSDPIAAEMVAAIAKIASVMGIQTIAEFVEDEFILDKLRQLGVDYAQGYGISQPKALTLNRPVTRLHSQLGYCS; this is encoded by the coding sequence ATGACGCTGCGTAAAAAGACATTAATTATTACTGGCATGACGCTATTCAGTCTATTTGTAGCGCTGTATAGCACTTCCAAAACAATTTTATTAGATGGGTTTACCCAAGTGGAAGAACAGGATGCCGACCAAAATGTCCGCCGCATCGTGCAAGCATACAATGATGAGCTGAACAAATTAAACATCATGAATGGCGATGAGGCAGAGTGGGATGGTACTTATACCGATATTGAAACTGGCAATCTTGAATATTTTCAAAACGCATTTAACTATGCTTCGCTCGTAAGATCGAATCTCGATCTAATTATGTATATCCGTCGCCGCGATCGACGGATAGTTTATAATGGCTTCATCACGCCTTATACAAAACAGGCTTTACCAGTACCGAAAAGCCTGCAAAAATACTTCCAGCAACCAGAATTTTTCTCAAGCTCAAATAATGACGATCCCCAGCGAATGGGGTTGTTACAGCTACCTGAAGGACTGATGTTGATTGCCGTGCGGCAAATTTTAACCAGTGAAGGCAAAGGTCCAAGTCGCGGCATTCTCGTTATGGGACGCTATTTGGATGTCAAACAGCTAGCAGCAAAGACTCATTTTGATATTGCCTTAGAGCGATTAGACCATCCGCCCATACCCTTAGACTTTCAAAGAGCAGAGCAAACTTTAATTAAAAACGAGCAAGTCTTCGTGCGATCGCTCGATGAAAGTACGATTGCTGGCTACGCGATGCTGCGAAATATGGAAGGGAATCCAGCCGCAATCTTGCGCGTAAATTTACCAAGGCAGATCTACCAACGCGGACAACTCAGCGTTCGTTATCTCGTGTGGTTGTTGTTGTTGGTTGGTTTGGTCTTTAGCGTCACGACTTTACTACTATTAGAAAAACTCGTCCTGTCACGCATAGCGCGTTTAAGCAGCGATGTCAGCCGAATCGGTGCTAGTAGCGACCTGCGTTCCCGCGTTGAAATACCTGGTAACGACGAATTAGCCTGTCTAGCCAGTACGATTAATTGGATGCTAACTCAACTGAACCAATCTCAAGCGGCACTCCTGAAAAGTGAAGAACGCTATCGCGTATTTCTCGCCCAAAGCTCCGAAGGTATTTGGCGTTGCGAATTAGAGCGACCAGTAGCAATTCAAGCTGCTCTAGAGATCCAAGTCAATGACTTTTACCAACACGGCTATCTCGCAGAATGCAACGAAGTCTTGGCACGCATGTTCGGTTACGCCAGTGTAGGTGAGATGCTAGGAGCGAGGATCGGTGAATTTTTACCCAAGTCCATTCCCGCTAATATAGAGTTTTTTCGCGCCTTCATCAGTTCTGGCTATCGCCTGGTAGATGCTGAATTGTGCGAGTTCGATCGCCACGGTAATCTCCACTACTTTCTCAACAATCTCATCGGTATTGTCGAAAATGGCTATCTAGTGCGAGTTTGGGGCGTACAACACGACATCACTGCCCGCAAACAAGCAGAAGAAGCCCTCGTCAGGGCAAAAATTGCTGAAGCTGCCAACTTAGAACTAACGCGAGAAATTAACGAGCGCAAGCGGATCGAACTCGCTCTTTCGCGTGAAAAAGAACTAGCACAAGTGACATTACACTCAATTGGCGATGCCGTCATTACCACAGATGCAGAGGGTTACGTTCAATCGCTCAATCCCGTAGCAGAAAAACTCACCCGTTGGGATGGCGAACAAGCTAGAGGACTACCCCTCGATTGTGTCTTCAAGATCGTCAATGAAATTACGCGGGAGACATTAGACAATCCCGTAGAGCGAGTTTTAGATGAAAGTCGGATTGTCAAATCCTCATACAACACCTTGTTAATCGGACGGGATGGGACAGAATTTGCGATCGATCACTCAGCTGCACCGATTTATGCTAGCGATCGCCAACTGATCGGTAGCATTTTAGTGTTTCGCGACATCACTCAAGCCAACACGATGGCGAGACAACTGGCATGGCAAGCCAGCCACGACCCCTTAACCGAACTCTACAACCGACGAGAATTTGAGAAACGCTTGGCAACTGCCGTCCACAGCGCCCAAAATGGTAGCATTCAGCACGTCCTCTGTTACCTCGATCTCGATCAATTCAAAATTATCAACGATACTTGCGGACATGCAGCCGGAGATATGCTACTGCGTCATATTAGCAGCTTGCTACCGACTCAATTACGTAAAACCGATACTCTAGCCCGCTTAGGCGGAGATGAATTCGGCATCCTGCTCTATTCGTGTCCTTTAGAACAAGCGACTCAAATTGCTAACGTGCTGCGGCAGCAAATCAACGACTATCGCTTTGTTTGGCAAGACAAAACCTTTACCGTTGGTGTCAGCATTGGTCTAGTAGAAATTAATATTACCACTCCTAGTGTTGCTAGCGTCTTAAGTGCTGCTGATGCTGCTTGCTATGTTGCCAAAAACAAAGGGCGTAACCGCGTCCACATCTACCAACTTGACGACACCGAACTTGCCATTCAACAAGGAGAAATGCAATGGGTGACGCGCCTACCTCAAGCATTGGAAGACAACCGCTTTCGGCTATTCTATCAACCCATCGCCGCGATCGCTCCGACCAGCGTTGGTTCGCCGCATCACTGTGAAGTGTTGCTGCGGCTGGAGGATGAGACGGGAAAATTAGTCTCGCCGATGGCATTTATTCCTGCTGCCGAACGCTACCACCTGATGCACCGGATCGATCGCTGGGTGATTCAAACTTTGTTTCGTCACTTAATGCTGTCCTCAACGGCTCGTCTGCCTCATGTTTATGCAGTTAATTTATCTGGTGCAACTCTAAATGACGAACAGTTTATTTCTTTTGTTCAAGAGCAATTTGCTCTCACAGAGATTTGTCCCCAGTTAATTTGCTTTGAAGTGACGGAAACTGTAGCCATTACGAATTTAGCGAAAGCCGCAGCCGTGATGCGCCAACTCAAAGCGCTAGGCTGTAGTTTTGCCCTAGACGACTTTGGTAGCGGCATGTCTAGCTTTGCCTATCTGAAAAATTTACCTGTAGATTATTTAAAGATCGATGGGGTATTTGTACGGGAAATTGTCTCCGATCCGATCGCCGCTGAAATGGTAGCAGCGATCGCTAAAATTGCTAGCGTTATGGGTATTCAGACCATCGCTGAATTTGTAGAAGATGAGTTTATTTTGGACAAGCTGCGCCAATTAGGAGTTGATTACGCTCAAGGTTATGGCATTTCTCAACCGAAAGCGCTTACGCTCAATCGCCCTGTGACACGGCTGCATAGTCAGTTGGGGTATTGCAGTTAA
- a CDS encoding FHA domain-containing protein encodes MITITLLHPQNGTPVQNWTFETESVVRVGRATDNQVILYSAVVSRYHAELHATRGQWQLVNLGANGTYIDGQPITESISVINGTVIRLAKSGPQLQIKLLP; translated from the coding sequence GTGATTACAATTACTCTGCTACATCCTCAAAATGGTACTCCCGTCCAAAATTGGACGTTTGAAACTGAATCTGTTGTCCGCGTTGGACGGGCAACAGACAATCAGGTAATTCTATACAGTGCTGTTGTTTCTCGCTACCATGCCGAATTACATGCGACAAGGGGGCAATGGCAGTTAGTGAATTTAGGCGCGAATGGCACATATATAGATGGTCAACCAATTACAGAATCGATTTCAGTCATAAATGGTACGGTGATTCGACTGGCTAAATCCGGTCCTCAATTACAAATTAAGTTATTGCCATAG
- a CDS encoding molybdenum cofactor guanylyltransferase, which produces MPTPNLPLPLPTSLSSIVLAGGKSSRMGRDKALLSVDGVPLLQKVCEVAIGLCDRVYVVTPWQERYEHLLPVGCEFIREQGAGSREQGDRGTRGQGGTRGPRDRREWGLGGEGGQGGQGSNSSHQSLAASNSPITNSPLTGFAQGLIHVQTEWVLLLACDLPCLRLEVLQDWTRELVEMPKEAIALLPRHPKGWEPLCGFYRRSCLNVLESYIEQGGRSFQRWLAQHPVQPLSHFEPSILFNCNTPTDYAAVSQGD; this is translated from the coding sequence TTGCCGACTCCCAATCTCCCACTCCCACTCCCGACTTCCCTTTCTAGCATCGTTCTAGCGGGGGGTAAAAGTTCGCGGATGGGACGGGATAAAGCTCTACTTTCAGTTGATGGCGTACCGTTGTTGCAAAAAGTGTGTGAGGTAGCAATTGGATTATGCGATCGCGTTTACGTCGTGACTCCTTGGCAAGAGCGCTATGAGCATTTACTTCCCGTTGGGTGTGAGTTTATTAGGGAGCAGGGCGCGGGGAGCAGGGAGCAGGGGGACAGGGGGACAAGGGGACAAGGGGGAACTCGGGGTCCCCGCGACCGAAGGGAGTGGGGATTAGGGGGCGAAGGGGGACAAGGGGGACAAGGAAGCAATTCTAGTCACCAGTCACTAGCCGCCAGCAACTCACCAATTACCAATAGCCCTTTAACAGGCTTTGCCCAAGGATTAATTCACGTACAAACGGAGTGGGTGCTGTTACTGGCGTGCGATTTGCCTTGCTTGCGGTTGGAAGTGTTGCAAGATTGGACGCGCGAACTGGTAGAAATGCCGAAGGAGGCGATCGCTCTGCTTCCGCGCCATCCTAAAGGCTGGGAGCCTTTGTGCGGTTTCTATCGTCGCAGTTGTTTGAACGTCCTTGAATCATATATCGAGCAAGGTGGGCGCTCTTTTCAGCGGTGGTTGGCGCAACATCCGGTTCAACCCCTATCCCATTTCGAGCCTTCGATATTATTTAACTGCAATACCCCAACTGACTATGCAGCCGTGTCACAGGGCGATTGA
- a CDS encoding SDR family oxidoreductase, which produces MFLVTGATGGIGRRVVRSLRERGMPVRAFVRLLSRYSELEHRGAEIFIGDLQVDRDIQKACQGVQYIVSAHGSDGNAFALDYHANIELIDRAKEQKVQHFVFISVLGADRGYEDAPVFKAKRAVEKYLQASGINYTILRPAGLASNLLPLAERFRQTGLYLLVGDGKNRTSIVSTDDLAQIIVNSFMLPEARNRTFSVGGGEILQRQDVPHILGRIFNIEPIIINPPLLAVDGFRTVTGLFNPSLQKALGTFRTLLDNEFFCTREEITQLEEIYHLKMENLESFLRRYLAI; this is translated from the coding sequence ATGTTTTTGGTTACGGGAGCAACAGGAGGAATTGGCAGGAGGGTGGTGCGATCGCTCCGAGAACGGGGAATGCCCGTGCGTGCTTTTGTGCGTCTGCTGTCTCGCTATAGTGAGTTAGAACATCGAGGCGCAGAAATCTTTATCGGCGATCTGCAAGTCGATCGAGATATTCAAAAAGCTTGTCAGGGAGTACAGTACATTGTTAGCGCTCACGGTTCCGATGGCAATGCCTTCGCCCTAGACTACCATGCCAATATTGAGTTGATCGACCGAGCTAAAGAACAGAAAGTACAGCACTTTGTTTTTATCTCTGTCTTAGGCGCAGATCGCGGTTATGAAGATGCACCCGTATTCAAAGCAAAGCGTGCTGTAGAAAAGTATTTGCAAGCAAGCGGAATTAATTATACAATTTTGCGTCCAGCCGGACTTGCTTCTAACCTCCTACCATTAGCAGAAAGATTTCGGCAAACAGGACTTTATTTACTAGTTGGTGATGGCAAAAACCGCACTTCTATTGTTAGTACTGACGATTTAGCACAAATAATTGTTAACTCATTCATGCTTCCAGAGGCGCGTAATCGAACTTTCTCCGTTGGAGGCGGGGAAATATTACAACGGCAAGATGTACCGCACATTCTCGGGAGGATTTTCAATATCGAGCCAATTATTATTAATCCTCCCTTACTTGCAGTAGACGGATTTAGAACTGTAACGGGTTTGTTCAACCCGTCGTTGCAAAAAGCTTTAGGCACTTTCCGCACTTTACTAGACAACGAATTTTTCTGCACTCGCGAAGAAATTACTCAGTTAGAGGAAATCTATCATCTAAAAATGGAAAACCTAGAGAGTTTTTTACGGCGCTATTTGGCAATATGA